The genomic window TAGAACCCTACTATGAATCAAATGACCCGAGCTATTTTTACATGATAAAAGAGCTTAGATGAGGACGCTTTTAATTTTAATTTTAATTTTTTTCAACCTTCAAGCAGAAGATAAAAAACATGATCTCTCAATAGGCGCTGGTGCGTACTTTCAATCTCAACCATATACAAATGTAGATACAAATATAATTGCTAGTCCTGTAATCTTCTTTGACAACTCCATAGTATATGCAAAATGGACAAGAGTTGGAGTCTATTTTTTAGGAGCTAGAGATGAAGACTTTGCTTGGGGATTTTCACTAACTGCTCAACCTAGAGTCTATGGTTACAAAGTAGATGATATAGATGGGATGGATGAGAGAAAAAAAACATTTGAGGGCGGTTTAGCCTTTAATGTGAAAAAAGGTTCAGCATACGTTGAGACAATGCTGTTAACTGATATTTTAGATAGATATGATTCATGGATAGTAAAGAGTGAGATAGGGTATGACTTTAAGGCTGGAGATTTTTCATTTTACCCTAGCCTAATTTTGATTTATGAATCAGCTAAATTTG from Sulfurimonas hongkongensis includes these protein-coding regions:
- a CDS encoding MipA/OmpV family protein, producing the protein MRTLLILILIFFNLQAEDKKHDLSIGAGAYFQSQPYTNVDTNIIASPVIFFDNSIVYAKWTRVGVYFLGARDEDFAWGFSLTAQPRVYGYKVDDIDGMDERKKTFEGGLAFNVKKGSAYVETMLLTDILDRYDSWIVKSEIGYDFKAGDFSFYPSLILIYESAKFVDYYYGVKKSEELGSRKAYSPSAGLMVGVQTYIRHPITKNISTLVNLRVDKLSNEASSSPIVNDDYIYSGLLSLIYTFKY